In Nevskiales bacterium, a single genomic region encodes these proteins:
- a CDS encoding sensor histidine kinase — translation MRSGLLILAFLLCGLPAQACERVLSLAESGWRAQRGDDPAWARPAYDDSHWARVGPAGLPPSHGPGPRDGFLWYRLSFRLAPEDLRGPCYLLLGRIQESDEVYLNGQRIGGEGRIGERWYEFVSAMRHPRSYALPTSLLVAGDNLLAVRVFSLYLTGGLPVAETRLGPPAPILREAQRLQRRVERVEMVTLTLLALGALVTGFLSLTRQSERQHLMLFGFILAASVIYLVDSLLFYPLRLEAAWTKRLVLLAGPLIPLVLLRYLSVVSGERFARWTWALALLPALAALPMLFNLRLDTVMRLYDVWFLSFVPIVVVLLAFMVRRARYRMQQSVLLMFAGAAIAAGLIYALVGEATLPGEINPVELGILGMTAILLVAFARRLTREYEARLRLSAGVLSAQDEERRRIARELHDGLGQRLVAARLMLEAEALRHPGSALQEVVRELRDTTRELRAIVHGLRPVELGEVSLRSALASYAQRVRELTGVHVQVTHGHHGYIASEIEEHLFRIFQEAVNNAIRHGGAREVRIELAGVGAQLQVQIRDDGAGFRLEAGNERGLGLTAMAERVRLCRGQFHIGSRVGEGTTLRIEIPLS, via the coding sequence ATGCGCAGCGGTTTACTGATCCTGGCCTTTCTGCTCTGCGGCCTGCCGGCGCAGGCCTGCGAGCGCGTGCTGTCGCTGGCGGAGTCCGGCTGGCGCGCGCAGCGCGGCGACGACCCGGCCTGGGCGCGGCCGGCCTATGACGACAGCCACTGGGCACGTGTCGGCCCCGCCGGGTTGCCGCCGTCGCACGGCCCCGGCCCGCGGGACGGCTTCCTGTGGTACCGCTTGTCCTTCCGCCTGGCCCCCGAGGATTTGCGTGGGCCCTGCTATCTGCTGCTGGGGCGCATCCAGGAGTCGGACGAGGTGTACCTGAACGGCCAGCGCATCGGCGGGGAGGGCCGCATCGGCGAGCGCTGGTACGAGTTCGTCAGCGCCATGCGCCACCCGCGCAGCTATGCGCTACCGACCTCACTGCTGGTGGCGGGTGACAACCTGCTGGCGGTGCGGGTCTTCAGCCTCTATCTGACCGGCGGCCTGCCGGTGGCCGAGACGCGCCTCGGTCCGCCGGCGCCGATCCTGCGCGAGGCCCAGCGCCTGCAGCGGCGCGTCGAGCGCGTTGAGATGGTGACCCTGACCCTGCTCGCACTGGGTGCGCTGGTGACCGGCTTCCTGTCGCTGACCCGGCAGTCGGAACGCCAGCACCTGATGCTGTTCGGCTTCATCCTGGCCGCATCGGTCATTTACCTGGTGGACAGCCTGCTGTTCTATCCCCTGCGGCTGGAGGCGGCCTGGACCAAGCGGCTGGTGCTGCTGGCCGGGCCGCTGATTCCGCTCGTGCTGCTGCGTTATCTGTCGGTGGTCTCGGGCGAGCGCTTCGCGCGCTGGACATGGGCATTGGCGCTGCTGCCGGCGCTGGCGGCGCTGCCGATGCTGTTCAACCTGCGGCTGGACACGGTCATGCGCCTGTACGACGTCTGGTTCCTGTCCTTCGTGCCGATCGTCGTGGTGCTGCTGGCCTTCATGGTGCGGCGCGCACGCTACCGCATGCAGCAGTCGGTGCTGCTCATGTTCGCCGGCGCGGCGATCGCGGCCGGGCTGATCTATGCCCTGGTCGGCGAGGCCACGCTACCCGGCGAGATCAACCCCGTCGAGCTGGGCATCCTCGGCATGACGGCCATCCTGCTGGTGGCCTTCGCGCGGCGCCTGACGCGCGAGTACGAAGCCCGCCTGCGGCTGTCGGCCGGTGTGCTCTCGGCCCAGGACGAGGAGCGCCGCCGCATCGCGCGCGAGCTGCACGACGGCCTCGGCCAGCGCCTGGTCGCGGCACGGCTGATGCTGGAGGCCGAGGCGCTGCGCCACCCCGGCAGCGCCCTGCAGGAAGTGGTGCGCGAACTGCGCGACACCACGCGCGAGCTGCGCGCCATCGTCCATGGCCTGCGGCCGGTGGAGCTGGGTGAGGTGAGCCTGCGCAGCGCGCTGGCGAGCTACGCCCAGCGCGTGCGCGAGCTGACCGGCGTGCACGTGCAGGTGACGCACGGCCACCACGGCTATATCGCCAGCGAGATCGAGGAGCACCTGTTCCGCATCTTCCAGGAGGCGGTCAACAACGCCATCCGCCATGGCGGCGCGCGCGAAGTGCGCATCGAGCTGGCCGGCGTGGGCGCCCAGTTGCAGGTGCAGATCCGCGACGATGGCGCGGGCTTCCGGCTGGAGGCCGGCAACGAGCGCGGCCTGGGGCTGACGGCGATGGCCGAGCGCGTGCGCCTGTGCCGCGGCCAGTTCCACATCGGGAGCCGCGTGGGCGAGGGCACCACGCTGCGCATCGAAATTCCCTTATCTTAG
- the purT gene encoding formate-dependent phosphoribosylglycinamide formyltransferase yields the protein MTRIGTPLSPTATRVLLCGSGELGKEVVIELQRLGVEVIAVDRYANAPAMQVAHRAHVISMLDGAALRRVIEQERPHLIVPEIEAIATDTLVELEKEGYTVIPTARAARLTMNREGIRRLAAETLGLKTSPYRFAATEAEYHEAVSALGLPCVVKPIMSSSGKGQSLVRTTADIGRAWTYAQEGGRSGAGKVIVEGFVDFDYEITLLTVRHAGGTAFCDPIGHLQIDGDYRESWMPQPMSPEALAEAQRIARAVTDDLGGRGIFGVELFVKGDTVWFSEVSPRPHDTGLVTLISQDVSEFALHARAILGLPIPNIRTHGPSASCALLVEGDSDRVVYGGLEQALQEPDTALRLFGKPEVRGHRRMGVTLARGATVEEARAKAVRAMQAIKPEL from the coding sequence ATGACACGTATCGGTACGCCGCTGTCGCCCACCGCCACCCGCGTGCTGCTCTGCGGCTCCGGTGAGCTCGGCAAGGAAGTCGTGATCGAGCTGCAGCGCCTCGGCGTGGAGGTGATTGCGGTGGACCGTTACGCCAACGCGCCGGCGATGCAGGTCGCGCACCGTGCGCATGTGATCAGCATGCTGGATGGCGCCGCGCTGCGGCGCGTGATCGAGCAGGAACGGCCGCATCTGATCGTGCCCGAGATCGAGGCCATCGCCACCGACACGCTGGTCGAACTGGAAAAGGAAGGCTACACCGTCATCCCCACCGCGCGTGCCGCGCGCCTGACCATGAATCGCGAGGGCATCCGCCGCCTGGCGGCGGAGACGCTGGGCCTCAAGACTTCGCCGTATCGCTTTGCCGCCACCGAGGCCGAGTACCACGAGGCGGTCAGCGCGCTGGGCCTGCCCTGCGTGGTCAAGCCGATCATGAGTTCCTCCGGCAAGGGCCAGAGCCTGGTCCGGACCACGGCCGACATCGGCAGGGCCTGGACCTACGCCCAGGAAGGCGGCCGCAGCGGCGCGGGCAAGGTGATCGTCGAGGGCTTCGTGGACTTCGACTACGAGATCACCCTGCTCACCGTCCGTCATGCCGGTGGCACCGCATTCTGCGACCCCATCGGCCACCTGCAGATCGACGGCGACTACCGAGAATCCTGGATGCCGCAGCCAATGTCGCCCGAGGCGCTGGCGGAGGCGCAGCGCATCGCCCGGGCGGTGACCGACGATCTCGGTGGCCGCGGCATCTTCGGTGTCGAGCTGTTCGTGAAGGGTGACACGGTGTGGTTCAGCGAGGTCTCGCCGCGCCCGCACGATACCGGTCTGGTGACGCTCATCTCGCAGGACGTGTCCGAGTTCGCGCTGCACGCGCGCGCAATCCTCGGGTTGCCGATCCCGAACATCCGCACGCACGGCCCATCTGCTTCCTGCGCGCTGCTGGTCGAGGGCGATTCCGACCGCGTCGTTTACGGCGGGCTGGAACAGGCCCTGCAGGAACCGGACACCGCCCTGCGCCTGTTCGGCAAGCCCGAGGTACGCGGCCACCGGCGCATGGGCGTGACTCTGGCGCGCGGCGCGACGGTCGAAGAGGCCCGCGCGAAAGCCGTGCGCGCCATGCAGGCCATCAAGCCCGAGCTTTAG
- a CDS encoding low molecular weight protein-tyrosine-phosphatase, whose protein sequence is MFRNILVLCTANICRSPLAEGLLRLRLKDRPDVRVHSAGVAALEGSEAHPIVLELLREAGLDLSTHRARQCDLALLRHSDLVLVMEQSHLKWLSSSYPQFHGRSFLIGHWRQRSEVPDPIGQPRAVFEAVRDQIELCADDWLGKILK, encoded by the coding sequence GTGTTCCGCAATATCCTGGTGCTGTGCACCGCCAATATCTGCCGCAGCCCGCTGGCCGAGGGCCTGCTGCGGCTCAGGCTCAAGGACCGGCCTGACGTCCGCGTACATTCCGCCGGCGTGGCCGCGCTGGAAGGTAGCGAGGCGCATCCCATCGTGCTGGAGCTGCTGCGGGAGGCGGGCCTGGACCTGAGCACCCATCGTGCGCGCCAGTGTGACCTGGCGCTGCTGCGCCATTCGGACCTCGTGCTGGTCATGGAGCAGTCGCACCTCAAGTGGCTGTCGTCCAGCTATCCGCAGTTCCACGGCCGCAGTTTCCTGATCGGGCACTGGCGCCAGCGCAGCGAGGTGCCCGATCCCATCGGCCAGCCCCGGGCCGTATTCGAGGCCGTGCGCGACCAGATCGAGCTGTGCGCCGACGACTGGCTGGGGAAGATCCTGAAATAG
- a CDS encoding acyl-CoA dehydrogenase family protein, giving the protein TADHDTFRAQVRRFVEREIAPHVNAWDEAGEVPRELYVKAAQAGVLGLGYPEEYGGVPVPDSFYKTVMMEELARAGSGGVVAALGSLGIGLPPILAVGTPEQKQRFAPPVLSGEKICALAITEPSGGSDVANLKTRATREGDFYIVNGSKTFITSGLRADVITTAVRTGEPGLGGVSLLVIEGDTPGLSRTPLRKMGWWASDTATLYFQDCRVPVANRLGPENAGFIAIMKNFNSERLGLAAQAWAFGKVCLEESIAYARERVTFGKPLIKSQVIRHKIVDMAMRLNGVKAYLDELTWRCDKGEMPIAELCMLKNLATTTLEFVANEAMQIFGGAGYLRDCKVERIYRETKVLTIGGGSLEIMKDLAARQMGL; this is encoded by the coding sequence CACCGCCGACCACGACACCTTCCGCGCCCAGGTGCGGCGCTTCGTCGAGCGCGAGATCGCGCCGCATGTGAACGCCTGGGACGAGGCCGGCGAAGTGCCGCGCGAGCTGTACGTGAAGGCCGCGCAGGCCGGCGTGCTGGGGCTGGGCTACCCGGAGGAATACGGCGGCGTGCCGGTGCCGGATTCGTTCTACAAGACGGTGATGATGGAAGAGCTGGCGCGCGCCGGCTCCGGCGGCGTGGTGGCGGCGCTAGGCAGCCTCGGCATCGGCCTGCCGCCGATCCTGGCGGTGGGCACGCCGGAACAGAAGCAGAGATTCGCCCCGCCGGTGCTGAGCGGCGAGAAGATCTGCGCGCTGGCCATCACCGAGCCTTCCGGCGGCTCGGACGTGGCCAACCTCAAGACCCGTGCCACGCGCGAAGGCGATTTTTATATCGTCAACGGCTCCAAGACCTTCATCACCTCCGGCCTGCGCGCCGACGTGATCACCACCGCCGTGCGCACCGGCGAGCCGGGCCTGGGTGGTGTGTCGCTGCTGGTGATCGAGGGTGATACGCCGGGCCTGTCGCGCACGCCGCTGCGCAAGATGGGCTGGTGGGCCTCGGACACGGCCACGCTCTACTTCCAGGACTGCCGCGTGCCGGTGGCCAACCGGCTGGGGCCAGAGAATGCCGGCTTCATCGCCATCATGAAGAACTTCAACAGCGAGCGCCTGGGCCTGGCCGCGCAGGCCTGGGCCTTCGGCAAGGTCTGCCTCGAGGAATCCATCGCCTACGCGCGCGAGCGCGTGACCTTCGGCAAGCCCCTGATCAAGTCGCAGGTGATCCGCCACAAGATCGTAGACATGGCCATGCGCCTGAACGGCGTCAAGGCCTACCTCGACGAACTCACCTGGCGCTGCGACAAGGGCGAGATGCCGATCGCCGAGCTGTGCATGCTCAAGAACCTGGCCACCACCACGCTGGAGTTCGTCGCCAACGAAGCCATGCAGATCTTCGGTGGCGCCGGCTATCTGCGCGACTGCAAGGTGGAGCGCATCTACCGCGAAACGAAAGTGCTCACCATCGGCGGCGGCTCGCTGGAGATCATGAAGGACCTGGCCGCAAGGCAGATGGGACTGTAA